From bacterium:
TTGCTCTTGGTGTCATAGTTTTGTTTATAGCTATGGGAATATTTTTACCTATGTGGAATTTGGCGAGCGCTGTGAAATGAGGAGGATAGAAAAATGGGCTGTATCATATTAGAACAGGTTCTTATTTTTACTGTTTCAGATAGGAATAGAAGATAAAACACCTGATTCATAGATAGGTTTGCGGAAAAGGAATTGGCTAAATTGGCACGTATTTTGCTTCTAATATAATCAGGGTGCGAAATGCAAAAAAGGCTTGACGTAATAAAAGTTGATGTGATAGCATCCTAAAAGAGGAGGTGAGAAACATGTTAAAAAAAATGCTTAAAGTGGACAAAGGATTTACACTGATTGAGCTTGTCATGGTAATCGTGATCATCGGAATACTGGCAGCGGTAGCTGTTCCTAAATATATCGCTTTGCAGACAGATGCTAAGAATGCTTCTGAGAAGGGAACAGTTGGAGGTGTAAGAGCGGGAATCAGTATCTGGCATGCTAGAAATCTAATAGACGGAGGATCGGACGCAGCTTCATGGCCGGATGTCTTGGATTATGCAGGGACAACTGCTAATACGACTGATCCGTTTT
This genomic window contains:
- a CDS encoding prepilin-type N-terminal cleavage/methylation domain-containing protein; protein product: MLKKMLKVDKGFTLIELVMVIVIIGILAAVAVPKYIALQTDAKNASEKGTVGGVRAGISIWHARNLIDGGSDAASWPDVLDYAGTTANTTDPFFVSVLDTPITTGWTRTTNTYTGPNGIAYTYNTSDGSFK